In one Nitrososphaera viennensis EN76 genomic region, the following are encoded:
- a CDS encoding sulfide-dependent adenosine diphosphate thiazole synthase, translating to MAKIFSDASEKEITRTIAQMFNETMNEFVDSDVIIIGAGPAGLTAGRDLAKAGVRTLIVEQNNYIGGGYWVGGYMMNPVTVRAPAQKLWDEIGVPYRKISEGLYATWGPHACSKLIASACDAGVRFLQLTKFDDLVLKNKRVAGVVVNWMPVSALPRNITCVDPVALESKLVIDASGHDSVAVKRLMDRGYVKWKGMDPMWVEGSEDNVVNFTGEVFPGLIAAGMSVTETHGLPRMGPTFGAMLYSGKKAAEVALGKLKEMPNPPKISSGGRK from the coding sequence ATGGCCAAGATATTCTCAGACGCTAGCGAGAAGGAGATCACGAGGACGATTGCCCAGATGTTTAACGAGACCATGAACGAGTTTGTCGATTCTGACGTCATAATCATCGGTGCAGGGCCGGCGGGCCTTACCGCAGGCCGCGACCTTGCCAAGGCAGGGGTGCGCACCCTGATTGTAGAGCAGAACAACTACATCGGAGGCGGCTACTGGGTGGGAGGATACATGATGAACCCGGTGACAGTGAGGGCGCCGGCGCAAAAGCTCTGGGACGAGATTGGCGTGCCGTACAGAAAGATTAGCGAAGGCCTCTACGCGACGTGGGGCCCGCACGCGTGTTCAAAGCTGATAGCCTCTGCGTGCGACGCAGGAGTAAGGTTCCTCCAGCTGACAAAGTTCGACGACCTGGTGCTCAAGAACAAGCGCGTCGCAGGCGTGGTCGTGAACTGGATGCCGGTTTCAGCGCTTCCAAGGAACATCACGTGCGTAGACCCTGTTGCGCTTGAAAGCAAGCTGGTGATCGACGCATCAGGCCACGACTCTGTGGCGGTAAAGCGCCTGATGGACCGTGGCTATGTAAAGTGGAAGGGCATGGATCCGATGTGGGTAGAGGGAAGCGAGGACAACGTCGTCAACTTTACCGGCGAGGTGTTCCCCGGCCTCATAGCAGCAGGCATGTCGGTCACCGAGACGCACGGCCTCCCCAGGATGGGCCCGACCTTTGGCGCGATGCTCTACTCGGGCAAAAAGGCCGCAGAAGTGGCGCTTGGCAAGCTGAAGGAGATGCCAAACCCGCCGAAAATAAGCTCTGGTGGGCGCAAGTAA
- the trxB gene encoding thioredoxin-disulfide reductase: MAETTQKHYDVIIIGSGPAGYTAGVYTSRAKLSVLIISGTLPGGQLMTTSEVENYPGFPSGIFGPELMMNMRQQAERFGAVIVDDEVTQVDFKQTPFKITTHSETYDSDAVIICTGASPRKLGIPAEQQFGGRGVSYCATCDGPFFKGEDIVVVGGGDTAVEEATFLTKFGKSVKIVHRRDTLRASAIMQEKAKENPKIEFMWNNVVTDIKGDKKVATVLLKNLKTGKETTVKAGGLFVAIGHEPNTSIFQGQVELDDKGYMVLKENTRTSVEGVFAAGDVHDHRYRQAVTAAGFGCMAAIDVERWLSEKRHSNNKKK, encoded by the coding sequence TTGGCCGAAACCACTCAAAAGCATTATGACGTTATCATAATTGGCTCAGGCCCGGCAGGATACACCGCCGGCGTTTACACCTCCCGTGCAAAACTTTCAGTCCTGATAATTTCCGGCACGCTTCCCGGCGGCCAGCTGATGACCACAAGCGAGGTCGAGAACTATCCCGGCTTTCCAAGCGGCATATTTGGCCCGGAGCTGATGATGAACATGCGCCAGCAGGCCGAGCGCTTTGGTGCAGTCATCGTAGACGACGAGGTCACGCAGGTCGACTTTAAGCAAACGCCATTCAAGATAACCACCCACTCCGAGACGTACGACTCTGACGCAGTAATCATCTGCACCGGCGCGTCGCCAAGAAAACTTGGCATACCGGCAGAGCAGCAGTTTGGAGGCCGCGGGGTCTCATACTGCGCCACGTGCGACGGCCCGTTCTTCAAGGGCGAAGACATCGTAGTAGTGGGCGGAGGCGACACGGCGGTGGAGGAAGCGACGTTTCTGACAAAGTTCGGCAAGTCGGTGAAAATCGTGCACAGGCGCGACACCCTGCGCGCAAGCGCGATAATGCAGGAAAAGGCAAAGGAGAACCCCAAGATCGAGTTCATGTGGAACAACGTCGTCACCGACATCAAGGGCGACAAAAAAGTCGCAACAGTACTGCTAAAGAACCTAAAGACGGGCAAGGAGACGACGGTCAAGGCCGGCGGCCTCTTTGTCGCTATTGGACATGAGCCCAACACGTCGATATTTCAGGGCCAAGTGGAACTTGACGACAAGGGCTACATGGTGCTCAAGGAAAACACCAGGACAAGCGTCGAGGGCGTGTTTGCGGCAGGCGACGTCCACGACCACCGCTACAGACAGGCAGTAACGGCCGCGGGCTTTGGCTGCATGGCAGCAATTGACGTCGAAAGGTGGCTTTCTGAAAAAAGGCACAGCAACAACAAGAAAAAGTGA
- a CDS encoding alpha/beta fold hydrolase: MSLVKVNDEVSLYVEDTAKRSGKPVMFIHGWPLSHEMFEYQFMHLHKKGHRCIGVDLRGFGRSDKPWSGYSYETFADDIEDLMTALDLRGVTLVGFSMGGAIAMHYAAKYSSSDRISKVVFMGAAAPCFTKREGFPYGMNKSDCDGLIAQSLDDRAKMVSDFGKIFFRSKDSQSREIMDWLFAINMQASPYATVKCLEELRDADLRDDMRKISERKLPVAIFHGIKDKICPFDFAKMMNKGIEGSRLVKFDNSGHGLNIEEKEKANEELTKFVELEIPEQQT; encoded by the coding sequence ATGTCCCTAGTCAAGGTTAACGACGAGGTATCGCTTTACGTAGAAGACACGGCAAAAAGAAGCGGCAAGCCCGTTATGTTTATCCACGGATGGCCGCTGAGCCACGAGATGTTTGAATACCAGTTCATGCATCTGCACAAGAAAGGGCATCGCTGCATCGGCGTCGACCTCAGGGGTTTTGGAAGGTCGGACAAGCCTTGGAGTGGATACAGCTATGAAACATTTGCAGACGATATCGAGGACTTGATGACTGCGCTTGATTTGCGCGGCGTAACGCTCGTCGGGTTCTCGATGGGAGGTGCCATAGCGATGCACTATGCGGCAAAGTACTCCTCTTCGGACAGGATTTCAAAAGTCGTGTTCATGGGCGCGGCCGCGCCGTGCTTTACAAAAAGAGAGGGCTTTCCTTACGGCATGAACAAGTCAGACTGCGACGGCCTCATCGCGCAGTCCCTGGACGACAGGGCAAAGATGGTCTCTGATTTTGGCAAGATTTTCTTTCGCAGCAAGGATTCCCAGAGCCGGGAGATCATGGACTGGTTGTTTGCGATAAACATGCAGGCATCGCCATACGCAACGGTAAAGTGTCTTGAAGAACTGCGTGACGCGGATCTTCGTGATGACATGCGCAAGATCAGCGAAAGAAAGCTGCCAGTGGCAATATTTCACGGCATCAAGGACAAGATTTGCCCCTTTGACTTTGCAAAGATGATGAACAAAGGGATCGAAGGCTCAAGGCTGGTCAAATTCGACAACAGCGGGCACGGGTTGAATATCGAAGAAAAGGAAAAGGCAAACGAGGAACTGACAAAGTTTGTGGAGCTAGAGATCCCCGAGCAGCAAACGTGA
- a CDS encoding polyprenyl synthetase family protein has product MKNELDSCAFAVNEFLLSQLDGKPKALYQASSHYIRSGGKRLRPFMVIKSCELLGGAIKRALPAAGAVELVHNFTLVHDDIMDNDEMRHGVATVHHQYGLPLAILGGDILFSKAFEILSYNGRKVGIGDKEITEMVGRLANSCTVICEGQTIDIDFASNTKFPSESQYIDMIGKKTAALFEVSCAMGALSSPNPGIKDVDNLASFGRNIGVAFQLVDDLIGAIGDPKVTGKAAGNDIREGKKTLPILLALRKAKGDERDKLMKVFGSKAASVPEIKDAVKVVSDMGIDEDVRNAARQHMAKALASIEGYSNADARRSLQFAADFIVGRSL; this is encoded by the coding sequence ATGAAAAACGAACTTGATTCGTGCGCTTTTGCCGTCAACGAGTTCCTGCTTTCACAACTCGACGGCAAGCCAAAGGCGCTCTATCAAGCTTCGTCCCATTACATCAGGTCGGGAGGCAAGCGCCTCCGCCCATTCATGGTCATCAAGAGCTGCGAGCTGCTTGGCGGCGCGATAAAGCGCGCCCTTCCGGCGGCAGGGGCGGTGGAACTCGTGCACAACTTTACGCTCGTCCATGACGACATCATGGACAACGACGAGATGCGCCACGGCGTTGCAACCGTGCACCACCAGTACGGGCTCCCGCTTGCCATACTCGGCGGAGACATACTTTTCTCAAAGGCGTTTGAGATCCTTTCCTACAACGGAAGAAAGGTCGGCATCGGCGACAAAGAGATAACCGAGATGGTCGGCCGGCTTGCAAACTCGTGCACCGTCATCTGCGAGGGGCAGACAATAGACATCGACTTTGCTTCCAATACAAAGTTCCCAAGCGAGAGCCAGTATATCGACATGATTGGCAAAAAGACCGCCGCGCTCTTTGAGGTGTCGTGCGCCATGGGTGCACTGTCCTCACCTAATCCTGGTATCAAGGATGTGGACAACCTCGCCTCGTTTGGCAGGAACATCGGCGTGGCATTTCAGCTGGTGGACGACCTCATCGGGGCAATAGGCGACCCCAAGGTGACAGGCAAGGCCGCAGGAAACGACATCCGGGAGGGCAAAAAGACGCTTCCTATACTGCTTGCGCTGCGCAAGGCAAAGGGCGACGAGCGGGACAAGCTGATGAAGGTGTTCGGATCAAAGGCCGCGTCTGTACCGGAGATAAAGGACGCAGTCAAGGTCGTGTCGGACATGGGAATCGACGAGGACGTGAGAAACGCGGCGCGGCAGCACATGGCCAAGGCGCTTGCCTCTATCGAAGGTTATTCAAATGCCGACGCAAGGCGCTCGCTCCAGTTTGCCGCCGATTTTATCGTCGGCAGGAGTCTGTAG
- a CDS encoding PLP-dependent cysteine synthase family protein — protein MTAVASPDVVQRIGQTPLVELRSFSTKNVKMYAKLEWHNPFGSVKDRAAYWMIKDAEKRGILKKDKSIIIEPTSGNTGIALTGIASALGYKVEIVIPEKVSEETKNILRHLGATLHETSDDLCPRVGSGTDQSIALAKAISKPRPDIYYMPNQYENDANFLAHYESTGPEIWKQTNGTVTHFLAGCGTGGTITGTATYLKEKSKSIKVVAVQAQKNHLLQGLRNFEESAMPDLFKKRQSVVDEWFTATNKGSFDAARLLAEKERLLVGPSSGSVMESMLATAQKMDSGVLVGIFADDGRKFKSLYVREGVFTEQEYDRALKNAKHMSSLAYSLS, from the coding sequence ATGACAGCGGTAGCAAGCCCAGACGTAGTGCAGCGCATCGGACAGACGCCGCTTGTAGAGCTAAGGTCGTTTTCAACAAAGAACGTCAAGATGTATGCAAAACTTGAATGGCACAACCCGTTTGGCTCTGTCAAGGACCGCGCCGCGTACTGGATGATAAAGGACGCTGAAAAGCGCGGCATACTGAAAAAGGACAAGAGCATCATCATCGAGCCGACGTCTGGCAACACAGGTATTGCGCTGACTGGCATCGCGTCTGCGCTTGGGTACAAGGTGGAAATAGTGATCCCTGAGAAGGTGAGCGAGGAGACGAAAAACATCCTGAGGCACCTCGGCGCGACCCTGCACGAGACGTCTGACGACCTGTGCCCAAGGGTTGGGTCTGGCACAGACCAGAGCATCGCGCTTGCCAAGGCAATTTCCAAGCCGAGGCCTGACATTTACTACATGCCAAACCAGTACGAGAACGACGCCAACTTTCTTGCCCACTATGAAAGCACGGGGCCTGAAATATGGAAGCAGACAAACGGCACCGTCACCCATTTTCTGGCAGGCTGCGGCACCGGCGGCACGATCACGGGCACGGCGACGTACCTGAAGGAAAAGAGCAAGAGCATCAAGGTGGTGGCTGTGCAGGCGCAAAAGAACCACCTGCTCCAGGGTCTGAGGAACTTTGAAGAGTCGGCAATGCCGGACCTGTTCAAAAAGCGCCAGTCGGTGGTCGACGAGTGGTTCACCGCGACCAACAAGGGCTCTTTTGATGCGGCAAGGCTGCTTGCGGAAAAGGAAAGATTGCTAGTCGGGCCTTCGTCCGGTTCGGTCATGGAGTCGATGCTTGCAACCGCGCAAAAGATGGACTCTGGCGTGCTCGTGGGAATATTTGCAGACGACGGCCGCAAGTTCAAGAGTCTCTATGTGCGCGAAGGCGTCTTTACAGAGCAGGAATACGACCGCGCCCTGAAAAACGCCAAGCACATGTCGAGTCTGGCCTACAGCCTGAGCTAA
- a CDS encoding DUF6775 family putative metallopeptidase, whose protein sequence is MDFHRVHFYPETASGIDLGRIIKDVAQVFTNCSFDVCKPFFSFEHHNKIDVVERARISEIKQPFERQPKEHKDFDLYGRPTALYDGFELQRLLASPAFQADNDDDDIHIIFTDLLTCTFSEDDWRYHARAVICGTPSIISTTGMVEAPAKPREFYISQFGADVNSLKKKLAGRFIDYGDKRMTQVATGYVLQALFFFVTEGEPFCDSDACRLYNAHWQEDLIRTQVENPALCPKHRSLANKFNRRLAARKRI, encoded by the coding sequence TTGGATTTTCACCGTGTCCACTTTTATCCTGAGACTGCATCAGGAATTGACCTTGGCAGAATAATCAAGGACGTGGCGCAGGTCTTTACAAACTGTTCTTTTGATGTTTGCAAGCCGTTCTTCTCCTTTGAGCACCACAACAAAATAGATGTCGTCGAGCGCGCAAGGATTTCGGAAATAAAGCAGCCGTTTGAGCGCCAGCCAAAAGAGCACAAGGATTTCGACCTGTACGGCAGGCCGACGGCACTGTACGACGGCTTTGAGCTCCAGCGCCTGCTTGCGTCGCCGGCATTTCAGGCAGACAATGATGATGATGACATCCACATAATATTCACGGATCTCTTGACGTGCACTTTTTCAGAGGACGACTGGCGCTACCACGCAAGGGCAGTGATATGCGGGACGCCGTCGATAATTTCAACCACGGGCATGGTGGAGGCTCCTGCCAAGCCAAGGGAGTTTTACATTTCCCAGTTTGGCGCGGATGTCAATTCGCTAAAGAAAAAACTTGCAGGCAGGTTCATCGACTATGGCGACAAGAGGATGACACAGGTCGCGACAGGCTATGTGCTCCAGGCGCTGTTCTTTTTTGTAACAGAAGGCGAGCCTTTCTGCGACAGCGACGCCTGCAGGCTCTACAACGCCCACTGGCAGGAGGACCTGATACGCACGCAGGTGGAAAACCCGGCGCTCTGCCCAAAGCACAGGTCGCTTGCCAATAAATTCAACCGCAGGCTCGCTGCAAGGAAAAGGATTTGA
- the cofE gene encoding coenzyme F420-0:L-glutamate ligase produces MLSITVIPVKVNGDIAPKSDLGLVILESLYANGVALQDGDILVVAQKVVSKAEGRIMDLAKVKPSRRAALLARDLQKDPRIVQLILDEAREIVMMKNGIIITETRHGFVCANSGVDQSNLARDNAAILLPVDPDASARRLRSFIKKQQGRDVAVVITDTFGRPFREGQTNVAVGVAGIKPIKNYIGKKDMFGKKLRVTEIAVADEIASAAELAMGKSAGIPVALVRGYEFERAGRASIKDLSRPKKRDIFRHTCNNR; encoded by the coding sequence TTGTTGTCCATAACAGTCATCCCTGTCAAGGTTAATGGCGACATTGCGCCCAAAAGCGACCTTGGCTTGGTAATCCTAGAATCGCTTTATGCAAACGGCGTAGCGCTGCAAGACGGCGACATACTGGTAGTCGCGCAAAAGGTCGTGTCCAAGGCAGAAGGGCGCATCATGGACCTGGCAAAGGTCAAGCCGTCAAGAAGAGCAGCCCTGCTTGCCAGGGATCTGCAAAAAGACCCCCGGATAGTGCAGCTGATACTGGATGAGGCAAGGGAAATAGTGATGATGAAAAACGGCATCATCATCACGGAAACAAGGCACGGCTTTGTCTGCGCCAATTCCGGCGTCGACCAGAGCAACCTTGCCAGAGACAATGCCGCCATACTGCTCCCTGTCGACCCTGACGCTTCTGCAAGGAGGCTGCGCAGCTTTATCAAAAAACAGCAGGGCAGAGATGTCGCAGTCGTGATCACCGACACCTTTGGCAGGCCGTTTAGGGAAGGCCAGACAAACGTCGCGGTGGGAGTCGCCGGCATCAAGCCCATCAAGAACTATATCGGAAAAAAAGACATGTTTGGCAAGAAACTGCGCGTAACTGAAATCGCGGTCGCAGACGAAATAGCGTCGGCGGCGGAACTTGCAATGGGCAAGTCAGCCGGCATCCCTGTTGCCCTTGTGCGCGGCTATGAATTTGAGCGTGCAGGCAGGGCGTCCATAAAGGACCTTTCGCGGCCGAAAAAGCGGGACATCTTCCGGCACACCTGCAATAATCGTTAA
- a CDS encoding isopentenyl phosphate kinase, which translates to MQKLVLVKLGGSVITFKDRALAANTGAIDGISGALAQLDMPVMVVHGGGSFGHHWSVQYDMHTKAAPYDPHGVAVVHESMVALNQIIVNSMIKAGANPYAVAPAMFTTGHKVIAAKVKQLHEMAKKSNVIPVTFGDVVHMGGRKYSILSGDALMSIIAKVLKPSRVIFATNVDGIYRDMQTKEIIKELKPGRGGGGDPVEFSKTAGADVTGGMQRKVREAFKIASMGMDVVLVNGLYPERIAQAAQGKVQTGTVVKKGRK; encoded by the coding sequence ATGCAGAAACTTGTGCTTGTCAAGCTGGGGGGCTCTGTCATTACCTTCAAGGACCGGGCGCTTGCCGCAAACACCGGGGCCATAGACGGCATATCCGGCGCCCTTGCGCAGCTTGACATGCCTGTCATGGTTGTCCACGGCGGGGGGTCTTTTGGCCACCACTGGTCGGTGCAGTACGACATGCACACAAAGGCTGCGCCCTACGATCCACACGGAGTCGCAGTAGTACACGAGTCGATGGTCGCATTAAACCAGATAATCGTAAATTCCATGATAAAGGCAGGCGCAAACCCGTACGCTGTCGCGCCGGCAATGTTCACGACGGGCCATAAAGTGATTGCAGCAAAGGTAAAGCAGCTGCATGAAATGGCAAAAAAGTCAAACGTAATACCTGTAACTTTTGGCGACGTGGTACACATGGGCGGCCGGAAATACTCTATTCTTTCCGGCGACGCGCTGATGTCAATCATCGCAAAGGTGCTAAAGCCGTCAAGGGTGATATTTGCCACAAACGTTGACGGCATTTACAGGGACATGCAGACAAAAGAGATCATAAAAGAGCTAAAGCCTGGAAGGGGTGGCGGTGGCGACCCCGTGGAATTCTCAAAGACAGCCGGCGCCGACGTGACTGGCGGCATGCAGCGCAAGGTAAGGGAAGCATTTAAGATTGCATCAATGGGTATGGATGTCGTGCTGGTAAACGGGCTCTACCCTGAGCGCATCGCCCAGGCGGCGCAGGGCAAGGTTCAGACAGGCACCGTCGTAAAGAAGGGGAGGAAATAA
- a CDS encoding tetratricopeptide repeat protein, with protein sequence MGRFFGKGGSSNKDEAPSEREQVPNYSDSEFQKRDLFKKGQNYMSNDKMLDAVRCFELALRIDPKYVDAWVKKGYAHFHMGEYTVAISSYDRALEVDVNNAEAWNLKGLAYYKLKNHEKAIECCEKAIDIDPNDGMAWYNRACYLTLSGKVDEGLESLKRSIEIDIANARKAVKDRDFENARAEEGFRRIIEVVVLESIRQGYDYVGKIVWLTGIDKIEVEDAIMRLSMKGLLTKREKRNITGMEEYYEITKEIADKVGVTKRVGLFGKERQVSAPVQQLKDISEVLGKAKEAVERGDLEATKQCFDELISPAKHGNAMIEQFFEEHRDLRLAQIKLRDRGQEYLNANKTAMIDMIGRIDMKVRQGPVTKPAKD encoded by the coding sequence ATGGGCAGATTCTTTGGAAAGGGCGGCAGCAGCAACAAGGACGAGGCCCCTTCCGAGCGCGAACAGGTTCCGAATTATTCAGACTCTGAATTCCAGAAGCGTGACCTGTTCAAGAAGGGACAGAACTACATGTCCAACGACAAGATGCTCGACGCCGTGAGGTGCTTCGAGCTGGCGCTGAGGATCGACCCCAAGTACGTGGATGCATGGGTCAAGAAAGGGTACGCGCACTTCCACATGGGCGAGTACACGGTCGCAATTTCCTCGTACGACAGGGCGCTTGAGGTAGACGTCAACAACGCAGAAGCGTGGAACCTCAAGGGCCTGGCATACTACAAGCTAAAGAACCACGAAAAGGCCATCGAGTGCTGCGAAAAGGCAATAGACATCGACCCGAACGACGGCATGGCGTGGTACAATAGGGCATGCTATCTTACATTATCAGGCAAGGTCGACGAGGGCCTTGAATCATTAAAGCGCTCCATCGAAATAGACATTGCAAACGCGCGCAAGGCAGTCAAGGACAGGGACTTTGAGAACGCCCGCGCAGAAGAGGGATTCCGCAGGATCATCGAGGTTGTTGTTCTAGAATCGATAAGGCAGGGCTATGACTATGTCGGCAAAATAGTCTGGCTTACAGGAATCGACAAGATCGAAGTCGAGGACGCCATAATGAGGCTGTCGATGAAGGGCCTCCTGACAAAGAGGGAAAAGCGCAACATCACCGGCATGGAGGAATACTACGAGATCACTAAAGAGATCGCCGACAAGGTCGGCGTTACCAAGAGGGTCGGCCTGTTTGGCAAGGAAAGGCAGGTATCTGCTCCCGTGCAGCAGCTCAAGGACATCAGCGAGGTCCTTGGCAAGGCCAAGGAGGCAGTCGAGCGCGGCGACCTGGAGGCAACCAAGCAGTGCTTTGACGAGCTGATAAGCCCGGCCAAGCACGGAAACGCCATGATAGAACAGTTCTTTGAGGAGCACCGCGACCTGAGGCTTGCGCAGATCAAACTTCGCGACAGAGGGCAGGAATACCTCAACGCCAACAAGACGGCCATGATCGACATGATAGGCAGGATCGATATGAAGGTGCGCCAAGGCCCAGTCACCAAGCCAGCAAAAGATTAA
- the fni gene encoding type 2 isopentenyl-diphosphate Delta-isomerase produces the protein MPDADVPSDIEIIKQRKKDGIDIPLQKDVQARTTSTYLEYVKLVHNALPELDYDDIDLSTRFLGHRFSAPLIIDSMTGGTDEATVINGRLGELAEKYGLGMGLGSQRAGLKSEELASTYSVARKNAPNAFLIANIGGAQLAKGLSVDDARKIVKMIRANALVVHLNPLQELVQPEGEPRYKGVHAKIVELVKSMDVPVIVKEVGAGISREVAIKLEMAGASAINVAGAGGTSWAGVEKLRADMVKDRKKARLGEMFWDWGMPTAASLIETRKAVKLPLVASGGLRNGLEVAKCIALGASMAAMAYPFLKAAAQSREALFEFADSVLAELRSTMFLVGAANVRALASSRYILTGALAQEVSRA, from the coding sequence TTGCCTGACGCCGATGTGCCTTCTGACATTGAAATAATAAAGCAGCGCAAAAAGGACGGAATAGACATCCCTCTGCAAAAGGACGTGCAGGCCCGGACGACGTCGACGTACCTCGAATACGTAAAACTGGTGCACAATGCGCTTCCCGAGCTTGACTATGACGACATCGACCTTTCGACCAGGTTCCTGGGCCACAGGTTTTCTGCACCGTTGATAATCGACTCGATGACCGGCGGCACCGACGAGGCGACCGTAATAAACGGCAGGCTGGGCGAGCTTGCAGAAAAGTATGGCCTTGGCATGGGGCTTGGAAGCCAGCGCGCCGGCCTGAAAAGCGAAGAGCTGGCATCTACCTATTCAGTTGCGAGAAAGAACGCGCCAAACGCGTTCTTGATAGCAAACATTGGAGGCGCGCAGCTGGCCAAGGGGCTGTCGGTTGACGATGCAAGAAAGATAGTGAAGATGATAAGGGCAAACGCGCTCGTAGTCCACCTCAACCCGTTGCAGGAACTGGTACAGCCAGAGGGCGAGCCCCGCTACAAGGGCGTCCATGCAAAAATAGTAGAGCTTGTCAAGAGCATGGATGTGCCGGTGATCGTCAAGGAGGTCGGGGCAGGCATCTCGCGCGAAGTCGCGATAAAGCTGGAGATGGCCGGCGCCTCTGCGATAAACGTCGCCGGAGCTGGAGGGACGAGCTGGGCCGGCGTGGAAAAGCTGCGCGCCGACATGGTCAAGGACCGCAAAAAGGCGCGCCTTGGCGAGATGTTCTGGGACTGGGGCATGCCTACTGCCGCAAGCCTAATTGAAACAAGAAAGGCCGTGAAACTACCGCTTGTTGCGTCGGGCGGCCTCCGAAACGGCCTTGAAGTTGCAAAATGCATCGCGCTTGGCGCAAGCATGGCTGCGATGGCGTATCCCTTTTTGAAAGCCGCGGCGCAGTCAAGGGAAGCGCTTTTCGAGTTTGCAGACTCTGTCCTGGCAGAACTGCGCAGCACGATGTTCCTAGTGGGGGCTGCAAACGTGCGCGCACTTGCCAGCTCAAGGTATATATTGACAGGAGCTTTAGCACAAGAGGTTAGCCGCGCATGA
- a CDS encoding sulfurtransferase TusA family protein yields the protein MSTNSSSSSSPTKSIDVRGLYCPEPVFRTKMEIERLSIGDVLKIVADDPESEEDISRWVKRNGHELLAINKTQKDLEFVIKKAK from the coding sequence ATGAGTACCAACAGCAGTAGTAGTAGCAGCCCAACAAAGTCAATTGACGTGAGGGGACTTTACTGCCCCGAGCCTGTCTTCAGAACAAAGATGGAAATTGAGCGCCTGTCAATCGGCGACGTCCTGAAAATAGTCGCCGACGACCCAGAGTCAGAGGAGGATATTTCAAGGTGGGTCAAGCGCAACGGCCACGAGCTTTTGGCCATCAATAAGACCCAGAAGGATCTGGAGTTCGTAATCAAAAAGGCGAAATAG
- the serB gene encoding phosphoserine phosphatase SerB has translation MLAVFDVEGVLLDAEYLPVLASLMGPEKEKEIWDITKAGIRGEINWEEGLVRRVHALRGIDHGKAKEIAENLPIMHGAKELCSALKNAGWKMIAVSGGFTIITDRLKHDLGIDKIFSNELIFNNDKLEDVKLNVTSDKAAAIKSTIQEWGVRKDDIVVVVDGANDLKLFALAGYTVGFCPVEIVKERADDTIERRDLSLLLHLLEKKYGKAVLATTSK, from the coding sequence ATGCTGGCTGTTTTTGATGTAGAAGGCGTTCTACTCGACGCCGAATATCTCCCTGTCCTTGCCTCTCTGATGGGGCCCGAAAAGGAAAAGGAAATCTGGGACATCACCAAGGCCGGCATACGTGGCGAGATAAACTGGGAGGAGGGTCTCGTCAGGCGCGTCCACGCCCTGCGCGGCATCGACCACGGGAAGGCAAAAGAGATTGCAGAGAACCTGCCCATAATGCACGGGGCAAAGGAGCTGTGCAGCGCGCTAAAGAACGCGGGATGGAAGATGATTGCCGTGTCCGGCGGCTTTACCATAATCACCGACAGGCTAAAGCACGACCTCGGGATCGACAAGATATTCTCAAACGAGCTGATATTCAACAACGACAAGCTTGAAGACGTGAAGCTGAACGTCACGTCGGACAAGGCGGCCGCAATCAAGTCCACGATACAGGAATGGGGCGTGCGCAAGGACGACATCGTGGTGGTAGTCGACGGCGCAAACGACCTGAAGCTGTTTGCGCTTGCAGGCTATACCGTCGGCTTTTGCCCAGTGGAGATAGTGAAGGAAAGGGCCGACGACACCATTGAAAGGCGCGACCTGAGCCTGCTTTTGCACCTGCTGGAGAAAAAATATGGAAAAGCCGTGCTCGCCACGACAAGCAAGTAG